Proteins from one Triticum aestivum cultivar Chinese Spring chromosome 7A, IWGSC CS RefSeq v2.1, whole genome shotgun sequence genomic window:
- the LOC123154570 gene encoding glucose-1-phosphate adenylyltransferase small subunit, chloroplastic/amyloplastic: MAMAAAASPSKILIPPHRASAATAAASTSCDSLRLLCAPRGRRQRPRVLVARPAPRRPFFFSSRAVSDSKSSQTCLDPDASTSVLGIILGGGAGTRLYPLTKKRAKPAVPLGANYRLIDIPVSNCLNSNISKIYVLTQFNSASLNRHLSRAYGSNIGGYKNEGFVEVLAAQQSPDNPDWFQGTADAVRQYLWLFEEHNVMEYLILAGDHLYRMDYEKFIQAHRETDADITVAALPMDEERATAFGLMKIDEEGRIIEFSEKPKGEQLKAMMVDTTILGLDDARAKEMPYIASMGIYVISKHVMLQLLREQFPGANDFGSEVIPGATSTGMRVQAYLYDGYWEDIGTIEAFYNANLGITKKPIPDFSFYDRSAPIYTQPRHLPPSKVLDADVTDSVIGEGCVIKNCKIHHSVVGLRSCISEGAIIEDTLLMGADYYETEADKKLLAEKGGIPIGIGKNSHIKRAIIDKNARIGDNVMIINVDNVQEAARETDGYFIKSGIVTVIKDALLPSGTVI; this comes from the exons ATGGCGATGGCCGCGGCCGCTTCCCCCTCCAAGATCCTGATCCCTCCGCACCGAGCCTCCGCCGCGACCGCTGCCGCGTCCACCTCCTGCGACTCCCTCCGCCTCCTCTGCGCGCCGCGAGGACGGCGCCAGCGCCCGCGCGTGTTGGTCGCGCGTCCGGCTCCGCGGCggcccttcttcttctcctcacgTGCCGTGTCAGACTCCAAGAGCTCCCAGACCTGTCTCGACCCCGACGCAAGCACG AGTGTTCTCGGAATTATTCTTGGAGGTGGTGCAGGGACTAGATTGTATCCCCTGACGAAGAAGCGTGCGAAGCCTGCAGTGCCACTGGGTGCCAACTACAGGCTTATTGATATTCCTGTCAGTAATTGTCTGAACAGCAACATATCAAAGATCTATGTGCTCACGCAGTTCAACTCAGCTTCTCTTAATCGTCATCTCTCACGAGCCTATGGGAGCAACATTGGAGGTTACAAGAATGAAGGATTTGTTGAAGTCCTTGCTGCACAGCAGAGCCCAGATAACCCTGACTGGTTTCAG GGTACTGCAGATGCTGTAAGGCAGTACTTGTGGCTATTCGAGGAGCATAATGTTATGGAGTATCTAATTCTTGCCGGAGATCACCTGTACCGAATGGACTATGAAAAGTTTATTCAGGCACACAGAGAAACAGATGCTGATATTACTGTTGCTGCCTTGCCCATGGATGAGGAACGTGCAACTGCATTTGGCCTTATGAAAATCGATGAAGAAGGGAGGATAATTGAATTCTCAGAGAAACCAAAAGGAGAACAGTTGAAAGCTATGATG GTTGATACGACCATACTTGGCCTTGACGATGCGAGGGCAAAGGAAATGCCTTATATTGCTAGCATGGGTATCTATGTTATTAGCAAACATGTGATGCTTCAGCTTCTCCGCGAGCAATTTCCTGGAGCTAATGACTTTGGAAGTGAGGTTATTCCTGGTGCAACTAGCACTGGCATGAGG GTACAAGCATACCTATACGATGGTTACTGGGAAGATATTGGTACAATTGAGGCATTCTATAATGCAAATTTGGGAATTACCAAAAAGCCAATACCCGATTTCAG TTTCTATGACCGTTCTGCTCCCATTTACACACAACCTCGACACTTGCCTCCTTCAAAGGTTCTTGATGCTGATGTGACAGACAGTGTTATTGGTGAAGGATGTGTTATTAAA AACTGCAAGATACACCATTCAGTAGTTGGACTCCGGTCCTGCATATCTGAAGGGGCAATAATAGAGGACACATTGCTAATGGGTGCGGACTACTATGAG ACTGAAGCTGATAAGAAACTCCTTGCTGAAAAAGGTGGCATTCCCATTGGTATTGGAAAGAATTCACACATCAAAAGAGCAATAATTGACAAGAATGCTCGTATTGGAGATAACGTGATG ATAATCAATGTTGACAATGTTCAAGAAGCGGCAAGGGAGACAGATGGATATTTCATCAAAAGTGGCATTGTAACTGTGATCAAGGATGCTTTACTCCCTAGTGGAACAGTCATATGA